A portion of the Megalobrama amblycephala isolate DHTTF-2021 linkage group LG23, ASM1881202v1, whole genome shotgun sequence genome contains these proteins:
- the lsm11 gene encoding U7 snRNA-associated Sm-like protein LSm11 codes for MEESERESESGRCSAPSQTSDQQIPTETSDQKPETDEDDIKTKLDISSDKFDPLLALYSPQVPLPYPNIKCFNNIAEYESFMKGGRGRAKPENVEKRLRKAQKGKADPERIERLKKLMVNNPVEEEEGEGSGVKRPPRQRKAAKNVLTRMPLHKGSPLGELNRCVQEKIRVKVHIRTFKGLRGVCSGFVVAFDKFWNLAMVDVDETYREPLWGQALYHEKALTVTRLFEKLKVQETVALSAVERKGGDNLLKSDPYSSSSQLRDRTGRRTDPKHTQERSELSEKDKSASKVTQKSESKPQVKYGRVHTRHVNQLFIRGENVLLVNIQQD; via the exons ATGGaggagagtgagagagagtcgGAAAGTGGGCGATGTTCAGCACCTTCCCAAACATCTGACCAGCAAATCCCTACCGAGACTTCCGACCAAAAACCAGAGACTGACGAAGATGATATCAAAACTAAGTTGGACATCAGTTCGGATAAGTTTGACCCCTTACTCGCTCTATATTCCCCACAAGTGCCACTGCCTTACCCCAATATCAAGTGTTTTAATAACATCGCAGAATATGAGAGCTTTATGAAAGGCGGTCGAGGCCGAGCGAAACCCGAAAATGTGGAGAAAAGACTCCGAAAAGCACAAAAAGGTAAAGCAGACCCGGAGAGGATAGAGAGGCTGAAGAAACTCATGGTGAACAACCCGgttgaggaggaggagggagaggGAAGCGGAGTCAAACGACCGCCTCGACAGCGAAAAGCGGCCAAAAATGTGCTTACCAGAATGCCAC TGCATAAAGGCAGTCCATTGGGAGAGCTCAATAGGTGCGTCCAGGAGAAAATCAGAGTCAAAGTTCACATTCGGACCTTTAAAGGGCTTCGGGGAGTGTGTTCTGGCTTTGTGGTGGCATTCGATAAGTTCTGGAACCTG GCAATGGTGGATGTGGATGAAACGTACAGGGAGCCTCTTTGGGGACAAGCTCTTTATCATGAGAAAGCACTTACTGTCACAAGG CTATTTGAAAAACTGAAAGTTCAAGAGACTGTGGCCCTCAGTGCGGTTGAGAGGAAAGGAGGAGATAACCTCTTAAAGTCAGACCCATACAGTAGTTCATCTCAACTCAGAGACCGAACCGGTAGGAGAACCGACCCCAAACATACCCAGGAAAGATCCGAACTCTCTGAGAAAGACAAGAGTGCATCAAAAGTGACACAGAAATCTGAAAGCAAGCCTCAAGTGAAGTATGGAAGAGTGCACACACGCCATGTCAATCAGCTATTTATACGAGGAGAAAACGTTCTTCTTGTAAACATACAACAGGACTAA
- the rnaseh2c gene encoding ribonuclease H2 subunit C, translating to MSANSCVTAIRLDSLKQADKPQIHLLPCEIEHDGPAKVFKYFNPTVKERKHETTVSFRGRGLKGQELNCPQGYTGLVLKEVQKPASDQEDRIVKVSSVFHNFTYWNLETPPTSDDGVVMAMAWPQLAEAIHGPVDN from the exons ATGTCAGCAAACAGTTGTGTGACAGCTATCCGGCTTGATTCCCTCAAACAAGCTGACAAACCACAGATCCACCTGTTACCTTGTGAAATAGAGCATGATGGACCTGCTAAAGTCTTCAAGTACTTTAATCCCACTGTGAAGGAGCGCAAACACG AAACAACTGTGTCATTCAGAGGTCGGGGGCTGAAGGGTCAGGAATTGAATTGTCCACAAGGATACACCGGACTAGTGCTGAAAGAGGTCCAAAAGCCTGCGTCTGATCAAGAG gACAGAATAGTTAAAGTTTCTTCAGTGTTCCATAATTTCACATACTGGAATTTGGAGACGCCTCCCACATCAGATGATGGAGTTGTAATGGCTATGGCATGGCCTCAGCTAGCAGAGGCG ATTCACGGACCAGTAGACAACTAA
- the zbtb3 gene encoding zinc finger and BTB domain-containing protein 3: MEFPGHSQQLLASLRSQRLQGFLCDCTVQVGQTRFGAHRAVLASFSPFFHMFYSDQSMGNTSTVNGGPQRDTVTINGDIVTPQAFGLLLDFMYEGVLQLATHPPPEDVLAAASFLHMNDVVRVCKRRLQGRGLAEADSTRVEVGGNESAKPGGPDGSPGEDVPGAETGRDGGLAHCHQSSQQMSLYSDTKAETLAGMANLLTQSVESSEMADTTQPGMDSQPAVSNSCAGPSTYHSSPRPDKTRISARSASLESALSSPCSTTELIQTETQPVVATAVALSSVDNTSPAQEHVFMQTQTLKPQVQNKSTGNPGSSQDIQSQNERRHENTSSNTSSMRNKRKPSRNFRGGSLSRNSGEENEESVEVKVEAIVISDEESEDLDETVDMDNGPRINEDLDDGDDYDDSNHDVEELTDTQFIPAHPLIHLPHQEPLSFPPSPQGRNPSASENAGLQSSLFPANSQPEQQTMYLEDFQDSLGSYMEDVPTCNTCGKTFSCAYTLRRHAIVHTRERPYECSYCYRSYTQSGDLYRHIRKAHDHGLPVKRSRVESDPPPSPPPPHPPQT, from the coding sequence ATGGAGTTTCCAGGACATAGTCAGCAGCTCTTGGCCAGCCTGCGCTCTCAGCGTCTGCAAGGTTTCTTATGTGACTGCACTGTGCAGGTCGGCCAGACTCGTTTCGGAGCCCATCGTGCAGTTTTGGCCTCTTTCTCCCCTTTCTTCCATATGTTTTACTCAGATCAGTCAATGGGAAATACCAGCACAGTCAACGGAGGGCCACAGAGAGACACAGTCACTATTAATGGAGATATCGTGACCCCTCAAGCCTTCGGACTCCTTCTTGATTTCATGTATGAAGGAGTACTGCAATTAGCAACCCACCCCCCTCCTGAGGACGTGCTCGCTGCAGCCAGCTTCTTACATATGAATGATGTGGTGCGAGTTTGTAAGAGAAGACTTCAGGGTCGAGGATTGGCTGAGGCGGATAGCACAAGAGTAGAAGTCGGAGGAAATGAGTCTGCTAAACCTGGAGGGCCTGACGGCTCGCCTGGAGAAGACGTACCTGGTGCAGAAACAGGAAGAGATGGAGGACTAGCACATTGTCATCAGTCGAGTCAACAAATGTCACTTTATAGCGATACCAAGGCTGAAACACTAGCAGGGATGGCTAACCTCCTCACACAAAGCGTGGAGAGTTCAGAGATGGCGGACACTACCCAACCAGGAATGGACTCGCAACCAGCTGTTTCGAATTCTTGTGCAGGACCATCCACATATCATTCTTCACCTAGACCTGACAAAACAAGAATATCGGCACGGTCTGCTAGCCTTGAATCTGCTCTTTCAAGTCCGTGTAGTACGACAGAACTAATTCAGACAGAGACTCAACCTGTTGTAGCCACTGCCGTGGCTCTGAGCAGCGTGGACAACACCAGCCCTGCCCAAGAGCATGTTTTCATGCAGACTCAAACACTAAAACCCCAAGTTCAGAATAAAAGTACTGGAAATCCAGGGTCATCACAGGACATTCAGAGCCAAAATGAAAGGAGACATGAGAACACTTCGTCCAACACAAGTAGCATGCGAAATAAGCGTAAACCTTCGCGAAATTTTAGGGGAGGAAGTCTTTCGCGAAATTCAGGGGAGGAAAACGAAGAAAGCGTCGAAGTGAAAGTAGAGGCCATTGTGATTTCTGATGAAGAGTCTGAGGATCTAGATGAGACGGTGGACATGGATAATGGCCCAAGGATAAATGAAGATTTAGATGATGGGGATGATTATGATGACAGCAACCATGATGTCGAGGAGCTCACCGATACTCAATTTATACCGGCACACCCATTAATTCATCTTCCCCATCAAGAACCCCTTTCTTTCCCTCCTTCACCGCAAGGTCGAAATCCCTCTGCAAGCGAAAATGCCGGCTTGCAGTCGTCCCTTTTTCCTGCCAATTCCCAGCCAGAGCAACAGACCATGTACCTCGAGGATTTTCAGGACTCGCTTGGGAGTTACATGGAGGATGTGCCTACTTGTAACACTTGCGGAAAGACCTTTTCCTGTGCTTACACCCTGAGGAGACACGCCATTGTGCATACCAGGGAACGGCCGTATGAGTGCAGCTACTGTTACCGCAGTTACACACAGTCTGGAGACTTGTACAGGCACATCAGAAAGGCACATGATCACGGCCTGCCAGTCAAACGCAGCAGAGTTGAGTCAGATCCACCACCATCACCGCCCCCTCCTCATCCACCCCAAACGTAG
- the trmt12 gene encoding tRNA wybutosine-synthesizing protein 2 homolog: protein MWKMDVIPCLKVPQRHAQLYRKYLLSQGVLDRKYCAQKHSDETVILPVVASVLAQLDLVALKEHVAQDSFCEIVDIQAPPLSKEKVKSFHKRLAETAQSLLVSKGETWSEDLERDIPSRWQCHGDLVLFSEGCFTNAIWKEIGSEFWTAVALTLGVKRLAQIKKISHDGYRTPIVTMLLGDSSYVTHIDNHIRYEFDVTKCMFSSGNITEKLRIASFDCIGETVVDLYAGIGYFTLPYLVHAKAAYVHACEWNPDAIKALQRNLQINGVSDRCTIHQGDNRQLPLSDLADRVNLGLIPSSEEGWPVACRLLKRGTGGILHIHHNVTTPLHHKPPEHSSAIDVNKGSSNQRDMPVWTAWASDTAGRICTLLLDITGNEWKTNIKHIEHVKTYAPHISHVVLDLECKPL, encoded by the exons ATGTGGAAAATGGATGTAATTCCGTGTTTAAAAGTGCCGCAGCGTCATGCACAACTGTACAG AAAATACCTACTGTCACAAGGTGTACTGGACCGCAAGTACTGTGCACAGAAACACTCAGATGAGACTGTAATCCTTCCAGTCGTAGCATCTGTTCTGGCACAGCTTGACCTGGTGGCACTAAAGGAACATGTTGCACAGGACAGCTTTTGTGAAATTGTTGATATCCAG GCTCCTCCATTATCAAAGGAGAAAGTCAAATCTTTCCATAAGAGGCTTGCAGAGACCGCACAGTCCTTGCTGGTTTCTAAAGGGGAAACGTGGAGTGAGGATCTGGAGAGAGACATTCCTAGCCGATGGCAATGCCACGGAGATCTTGTACTGTTTAGTGAAGGCTGCTTCACTAATGCAATATGGAAAGAAATTG gaTCTGAATTCTGGACTGCAGTCGCCCTGACGCTGGGAGTCAAACGTTTagcacaaattaaaaaaatttccCATGATGGTTACCGCACACCTATAGTGACAATGCTTTTAGGAGACAGCAGCTATGTAACACACATCGATAACCACATTAG GTACGAGTTTGATGTCACCAAATGCATGTTCTCTTCTGGGAATATCACAGAGAAGCTCAGAATAGCCTCCTTTGACTGCATTGGAGAGACTGTGGTTGACTTATATGCAG GGATTGGCTACTTCACTCTTCCATATCTGGTACATGCTAAGGCTGCGTATGTGCATGCCTGTGAATGGAACCCAGATGCAATAAAGGCTCTTCAAAGAAACCTACAGATCAACGGTGTGTCAGACCGCTGCACTATCCATCAAGGAGACAACAGACAG CTTCCTTTGAGTGATCTTGCTGATCGTGTGAATTTGGGCCTCATACCAAGTTCAGAGGAGGGTTGGCCAGTGGCATGTCGTCTGCTAAAGAGAGGGACTGGAGGAATACTGCATATTCACCACAATGTCACAACACCTTTGCACCATAAACCACCTGAACATTCATCTGCTATAGATGTTAATAAAGGCTCTTCGAACCAGAGAGATATGCCAGTATGGACTGCCTGGGCTTCAGACACAGCCGGACGCATCTGTACACTCTTGTTAGACATCACTGGAAACGAATGGAAGACAAATATCAAGCATATTGAGCATGTCAAAACATACGCACCACATATCAGTCATGTAGTTCTGGACTTAGAATGTAAACCTCTCTGA
- the clint1a gene encoding clathrin interactor 1a, translated as MLNMWKVRELVDKATNVVMNYTETESKVREATNDDPWGPSGQLMGEIARATFMYEQFPEVMNMLWTRMLKDNKKNWRRVYKSLLLLAYLIRNGSERVVTSAREHLYDLRSIESFHCIDENGKDQGVNVRQKVKELIEFVQDDDRLREERKKAKKNRDKYIGVSSDSMSGFRYSEDKFDFRESRSKWDEDWDKNKGAFPFSEKLGEISDKIGSTIDDTINMFRKKDRDDSPDRFGETDEDRRGTRNGQTGKSEFKDDEETVTTKSVQIVQATETTATRKRGVPSKTIDLGAAAHYTGDKPSTDTNASQTTSAVNQPSSGLVDLFSADPAPAQPASKGLNSDLIGGFADFSSPAAAATLPSSAAPASSGNGDFGDWNAFPAAQPAVPVAQPVNPVGIDLFSGLQVAPAPAPASTAPSSDLFDLMGSSQTTNFSTSQSMNFSMTTSQTIGLPTSTSQPLQTMGGPLMPQQPMTQKPNPKASVPSTWSNSNVDISLDYLGPGMQPPKPSQPTLNMMQHGVQTPVNMMTQGFAGMNLGMQAAPAMVRPPTNTMMGGMNMGMQPGVTGSAMSMPPMGGMPVNQGMMGMNMNMGMSTAAMGMPGSMGMGTGMPVMGMNPAMGQPKQDAFADFANFGK; from the exons ATGTTGAATATGTGGAAAGTGAGAGAGCTGGTTGATAAAGC AACCAATGTTGTGATGAACTATACTGAAACTGAGTCTAAAGTTCGAGAAGCCACCAATGACGACCCGTGGGGACCCTCTGGACAGTTAATGGGAGAGATCGCCAG GGCTACGTTCATGTATGAGCAGTTTCCAGAGGTTATGAATATGCTGTGGACCAGAATGCTGAAAGACAACAAGAAAAACTGGAGAAGAGTTTACAAG TCTTTACTGCTGCTGGCGTACCTGATTAGAAATGGATCTGAACGTGTGGTCACTAGTGCAAGAGAGCACCTGTATGACTTGCGTTCAATTGAAAGCTTTCATTGTATAG ATGAGAATGGCAAAGACCAGGGTGTCAATGTGCGTCAGAAGGTAAAGGAGTTGATAGAGTTTGTCCAGGATGATGATAGATTGAGAGAGGAGAGGAAGAAAGCCAAGAAAAACAGGGACAAGTATATAGGCGTGTCCTCTGACAGTATGTCAGGTTTCAGATACT CGGAGGACAAGTTTGACTTCAGAGAATCACGCTCGAAATGGGATGAAGACTGGGACAAAAACAAGGGAGCTTTCCCTTTCAGTGAGAAACTGGGAGAGATCAGCGATAAGATTGGAAGCACCATTGATGACACAATCAACATGTTCCGCAAAAAAGACAGGGACGACTCTCCTGACAGATTCGG TGAGACAGATGAGGACCGTCGGGGAACACGAAACGGGCAGACGGGAAAATCCGAATTtaaagatgatgaagagacGGTGACAACAAAAAGCGTCCAAATCGTCCAGGCCACGGAGACCACTGCCACTCGTAAGAGAGGTGTTCCATCCAAAACGATAGATCTGGGAGCAGCTGCGCATTACACTGGCGATAAACCCTCCACCGACACAAACGCAAGCCAG ACTACATCAGCAGTGAACCAGCCCAGTTCTGGTCTGGTGGACTTGTTCTCAGCAGATCCTGCACCTGCTCAACCAGCCTCCAAAG GTCTAAACTCTGACCTAATTGGAGGTTTTGCTGATTTCTCCTCTCCTGCAGCTGCAGCCACTCTTCCATCATCAGCTG CCCCAGCGTCTAGTGGAAATGGAGACTTTGGTGATTGGAACGCTTTTCCTGCAGCCCAACCAGCCGTCCCGGTGGCCCAGCCTGTCAACCCTGTAGGAATAGACCTTTTCTCAGGTCTGCAGGTGGCGCCTGCTCCTGCCCCTGCATCCACAGCACCCTCATCTGACCTTTTTGACCTAATGGGCTCCTCCCAGACCACTAACTTCAGCACCTCCCAAAGCATGAACTTCTCCATGACCACCTCTCAGACCATTGGCCTACCAACATCCACATCACAG CCACTGCAGACTATGGGGGGTCCACTGATGCCCCAGCAACCGATGACCCAGAAGCCCAATCCCAAAGCCTCTGTGCCTTCCACCTGGTCCAACTCTAATGTAGACATAAGCTTGGACTACCTTGGCCCTGGAATGCAGCCACCCAAACCTTCTCAGCCCACACTTAACATGATGCAACATG GAGTTCAGACTCCTGTCAATATGATGACTCAGGGCTTTGCTGGAATGAACCTGGGCATGCAGGCTGCCCCTGCAATGGTCAGACCGCCCACCAACACCATGATGGGAGGAATGAACATGGGCATGCAGCCTGGCGTGACAGGTAGTGCCATGTCCATGCCACCTATGGGAGGGATGCCAGTCAATCAGGGAATGATGGGAATGAATATGAACATGGGTATGTCTACAGCTGCCATGGGGATGCCAGGAAGCATGGGCATGGGTACAGGAATGCCGGTCATGGGGATGAACCCTGCCATGGGACAGCCTAAACAAGATGCCTTTGCAGATTTTGCCAACTTTGGGAAATGA